Proteins found in one Sorghum bicolor cultivar BTx623 chromosome 1, Sorghum_bicolor_NCBIv3, whole genome shotgun sequence genomic segment:
- the LOC8054209 gene encoding UDP-glucose 6-dehydrogenase 4, producing MVKICCLGAGYVGGPTMAVIALKCPAIEVCVVDISVPRIAAWNSDQLPIYEPGLDDVVKQCRGRNLFFSNDIEKHVAEADIIFVSVNTPTKTRGLGAGKAADLTYWESAARMIADVAKSDKIVVEKSTVPVKTAEAIEKILTHNSKGINFQILSNPEFLAEGTAIEDLFKPDRVLIGGRETPEGQKAVKALKDVYANWVPEDRILTTNLWSAELSKLAANAFLAQRISSVNAISALCEATGANVAEVAYAVGKDSRIGPRFLNASVGFGGSCFQKDILNLVYICECNGLPEVANYWKQVIKINDYQKSRFVNRVVSSMFNTVSGKKIAVLGFAFKKDTGDTRETAAIDVCKGLLGDKAKISIYDPQVTEDQIQRDLAMNKFDWDHPIHLQPMSPTAVKQVSVTWDPYEATKGAHGICILTEWDEFKALDYKKIYDSMQKPAFLFDGRNVIDAEKMREIGFIVYSIGKPLDPWLKDMPAVA from the coding sequence ATGGTGAAGATATGCTGTCTTGGTGCTGGATATGTCGGTGGCCCAACCATGGCTGTCATTGCACTGAAATGCCCTGCTATTGAAGTTTGTGTTGTCGACATCTCAGTTCCACGCATTGCAGCATGGAACAGCGACCAGCTCCCAATTTATGAGCCAGGCCTTGATGATGTGGTCAAGCAGTGCCGTGGCAGGAACCTATTTTTCAGCAATGACATTGAGAAGCATGTTGCTGAGGCTGATATCATCTTTGTCTCTGTCAACACGCCAACGAAGACCCGTGGTCTTGGGGCTGGCAAAGCTGCAGATCTAACCTACTGGGAGAGTGCAGCCCGCATGATAGCAGATGTGGCCAAGTCTGACAAGATTGTTGTTGAGAAGTCCACTGTCCCTGTCAAGACTGCTGAGGccattgagaagatcttgacaCACAATAGTAAGGGAATTAACTTCCAGATCCTCTCAAACCCAGAGTTCCTTGCAGAGGGCACAGCAATTGAGGACCTTTTCAAGCCTGATCGTGTGCTCATCGGTGGTCGGGAGACTCCAGAAGGCCAGAAGGCTGTTAAGGCTCTGAAGGATGTCTATGCCAATTGGGTCCCCGAGGATCGCATTCTCACAACCAACCTATGGTCAGCTGAGCTGTCCAAGCTTGCAGCAAATGCCTTCTTGGCTCAGAGGATCTCTTCAGTGAATGCGATCTCAGCTCTGTGTGAGGCTACTGGTGCCAATGTGGCAGAGGTAGCCTATGCTGTAGGCAAGGACTCGAGGATCGGACCCAGATTCTTGAATGCTAGTGTTGGTTTTGGAGGCTCCTGCTTCCAGAAGGATATCCTCAACCTTGTGTACATCTGCGAGTGCAATGGACTGCCTGAGGTCGCTAACTACTGGAAACAGGTTATCAAGATTAACGACTACCAGAAGAGCAGATTCGTAAACCGTGTGGTGTCTTCCATGTTCAACACTGTATCTGGAAAGAAGATTGCAGTGCTTGGCTTTGCATTCAAGAAGGACACTGGTGACACGAGGGAGACGGCGGCCATTGATGTCTGCAAGGGCCTTCTTGGAGACAAGGCCAAGATTAGCATCTATGATCCACAAGTGACTGAGGACCAGATCCAGCGTGATCTTGCAATGAACAAGTTCGACTGGGACCACCCAATCCACCTGCAGCCAATGAGCCCAACTGCAGTGAAGCAGGTCTCTGTGACCTGGGATCCGTATGAAGCCACCAAGGGCGCACATGGTATCTGCATCCTGACTGAGTGGGATGAGTTCAAGGCTCTCGACTACAAGAAGATCTATGACAGCATGCAGAAGCCTGCGTTCTTGTTCGATGGCCGCAATGTAATTGATGCTGAGAAGATGCGGGAGATTGGCTTCATTGTTTACTCCATTGGGAAGCCCCTTGACCCCTGGCTCAAGGATATGCCTGCTGTGG